From the genome of Gorilla gorilla gorilla isolate KB3781 chromosome 4, NHGRI_mGorGor1-v2.1_pri, whole genome shotgun sequence, one region includes:
- the APBB3 gene encoding amyloid-beta A4 precursor protein-binding family B member 3 isoform X3 produces the protein MLGKDYMLAIILVNCDDDLWGDHSLEGEAGLPPGWRKIHDAAGTYYWHVPSGSTQWQRPTWELGDAEDPGTGTEGIWGLRPPKGRSFSSLESSLDRSNSLSWYGEESYIQSMEPGAKCFAVHSLGWVEVPEEDLAPGKSSIAVNNCIQQLAQTRSWSQPPDGAWGEGQNMLMILKKDAMSLVNPLDHSLIHCQPLVHIRVWGVGSSKGRDRDFAFVASDKDSCMLKCHVFRCDVPAKAIASALHGLCAQILSERVGVSGDASCCSPDPISPEDLPRQVELLDAVSQAAQKYEALYMGTLPVTKAMGMDVLNEAIGTLTARGDRNAWVPTMLSVSDSLMTAHPIQVQYQKCLVASAARGKAWGAQARARLRLKRTSSMDSPGGPLPLPLLKGGVGGAGATPRKRGVFSFLDAFRLKPSLLHMP, from the exons ATGCTGGGCAAGGATTACATGCTGGCCATCATTCTGGTCAACTGCGATG ATGACTTGTGGGGGGACCACAGTCTGGAGGGGGAGGCTGGCCTGCCTCCTGGCTGGAGGAAGATCCACGATGCTGCAGGTACTTACTACTGGCATGTACCCAGCGGTAGCACCCAGTGGCAGCGCCCAACCTGGGAACTAGGAGATGCAGAGGACCCAGGCACG GGAACGGAGGGGATCTGGGGACTGCGGCCCCCCAAAGGGAGATCCTTCTCCAGCCTGGAGAGTTCACTGGACCGGAG TAACTCTCTGTCCTGGTATGGTGAGGAATCCTACATCCAGAGCATGGAGCCAGGGGCTAAG TGCTTTGCAGTCCACTCTCTGGGCTGGGTAGAGGTACCTGAAGAGGACCTGGCACCGGGGAAGAGCAGTATTGCAGTCAATAACTGTATCCAGCAGCTGGCCCAGACCCGCAGCTGGAGCCAGCCTCCAGATGGTGCCTGGGGTGAG GGCCAGAACATGCTGATGATCCTGAAGAAGGATGCCATGAGCCTAGTGAATCCCCTGGACCACAGTCTGATCCACTGCCAGCCTCTGGTGCACATCCGTGTGTGGGGCGTGGGGAGCTCCAAGGGCCG TGACAG GGACTTCGCTTTTGTGGCAAGTGACAAAGATAGCTGTATGCTCAAGTGCCATGTGTTTCGCTGTGATGTCCCTGCCAAGGCCATTGCCAGTGCCCTACATGGGCTTTGTGCCCAG ATCTTGTCAGAGCGAGTAGGGGTCAGTGGTGATGCCTCTTGCTGCTCCCCAGACCCCATCTCTCCTGAAGACCTGCCACGGCAAG TGGAGCTGCTGGATGCGGTAAGCCAAGCTGCTCAGAAGTACGAGGCACTGTATATGGGGACACTGCCAGTCACCAAAGCCATGG GCATGGATGTGCTGAATGAGGCCATTGGTACCCTCACCGCCAGGGGGGACCGGAATGCCTGGGTCCCCACCATGCTCAGTGTGTCTGACTCTCTCATGACTGCACACCCCATTCAG GTTCAGTACCAGAAGTGTCTTGTGGCCTCTGCAGCTCGAGGCAAGGCCTGGGGTGCCCAGGCCCGTGCCCGCCTGCGGCTCAAGCGGACCAGCTCCATGGATTCCCCAGGAggtcccctgcccctccccctgctCAAAGGAGGGGTTGGCGGTGCAGGGGCAACCCCTCGAAAGCGGGgtgtcttctcttttcttgatGCCTTCCGGCTGAAACCCTCTCTGCTCCATATGCCCTAA
- the APBB3 gene encoding amyloid-beta A4 precursor protein-binding family B member 3 isoform X1, giving the protein MLGKDYMLAIILVNCDDDLWGDHSLEGEAGLPPGWRKIHDAAGTYYWHVPSGSTQWQRPTWELGDAEDPGTGTEGIWGLRPPKGRSFSSLESSLDRSNSLSWYGEESYIQSMEPGAKCFAVHSLGWVEVPEEDLAPGKSSIAVNNCIQQLAQTRSWSQPPDGAWGEGQNMLMILKKDAMSLVNPLDHSLIHCQPLVHIRVWGVGSSKGRDRDFAFVASDKDSCMLKCHVFRCDVPAKAIASALHGLCAQILSERVGVSGDASCCSPDPISPEDLPRQVELLDAVSQAAQKYEALYMGTLPVTKAMGMDVLNEAIGTLTARGDRNAWVPTMLSVSDSLMTAHPIQAEASTEEEPLWQCPVRLVTFIGVGRDPHTFGLIADLGRQSFQCAAFWCQPHAGGLSEAVQAACMVQYQKCLVASAARGKAWGAQARARLRLKRTSSMDSPGGPLPLPLLKGGVGGAGATPRKRGVFSFLDAFRLKPSLLHMP; this is encoded by the exons ATGCTGGGCAAGGATTACATGCTGGCCATCATTCTGGTCAACTGCGATG ATGACTTGTGGGGGGACCACAGTCTGGAGGGGGAGGCTGGCCTGCCTCCTGGCTGGAGGAAGATCCACGATGCTGCAGGTACTTACTACTGGCATGTACCCAGCGGTAGCACCCAGTGGCAGCGCCCAACCTGGGAACTAGGAGATGCAGAGGACCCAGGCACG GGAACGGAGGGGATCTGGGGACTGCGGCCCCCCAAAGGGAGATCCTTCTCCAGCCTGGAGAGTTCACTGGACCGGAG TAACTCTCTGTCCTGGTATGGTGAGGAATCCTACATCCAGAGCATGGAGCCAGGGGCTAAG TGCTTTGCAGTCCACTCTCTGGGCTGGGTAGAGGTACCTGAAGAGGACCTGGCACCGGGGAAGAGCAGTATTGCAGTCAATAACTGTATCCAGCAGCTGGCCCAGACCCGCAGCTGGAGCCAGCCTCCAGATGGTGCCTGGGGTGAG GGCCAGAACATGCTGATGATCCTGAAGAAGGATGCCATGAGCCTAGTGAATCCCCTGGACCACAGTCTGATCCACTGCCAGCCTCTGGTGCACATCCGTGTGTGGGGCGTGGGGAGCTCCAAGGGCCG TGACAG GGACTTCGCTTTTGTGGCAAGTGACAAAGATAGCTGTATGCTCAAGTGCCATGTGTTTCGCTGTGATGTCCCTGCCAAGGCCATTGCCAGTGCCCTACATGGGCTTTGTGCCCAG ATCTTGTCAGAGCGAGTAGGGGTCAGTGGTGATGCCTCTTGCTGCTCCCCAGACCCCATCTCTCCTGAAGACCTGCCACGGCAAG TGGAGCTGCTGGATGCGGTAAGCCAAGCTGCTCAGAAGTACGAGGCACTGTATATGGGGACACTGCCAGTCACCAAAGCCATGG GCATGGATGTGCTGAATGAGGCCATTGGTACCCTCACCGCCAGGGGGGACCGGAATGCCTGGGTCCCCACCATGCTCAGTGTGTCTGACTCTCTCATGACTGCACACCCCATTCAG GCAGAGGCCAGTACAGAGGAGGAGCCATTGTGGCAGTGCCCTGTGCGCCTTGTGACATTTATTGGTGTTGGCCGCGACCCACACACCTTTGGCCTCATCGCTGACCTGGGCCGTCAGAGCTTCCAGTGCGCAGCCTTCTGGTGCCAGCCCCATGCAGGGGGACTCTCTGAAGCTGTGCAGGCTGCCTGTATG GTTCAGTACCAGAAGTGTCTTGTGGCCTCTGCAGCTCGAGGCAAGGCCTGGGGTGCCCAGGCCCGTGCCCGCCTGCGGCTCAAGCGGACCAGCTCCATGGATTCCCCAGGAggtcccctgcccctccccctgctCAAAGGAGGGGTTGGCGGTGCAGGGGCAACCCCTCGAAAGCGGGgtgtcttctcttttcttgatGCCTTCCGGCTGAAACCCTCTCTGCTCCATATGCCCTAA
- the SLC35A4 gene encoding probable UDP-sugar transporter protein SLC35A4: protein MSVEDGGMPGLGRPRQARWTLMLLLSTAMYGAHAPLLALCHVDGRVPFRPSSAVLLTELTKLLLCAFSLLVGWQAWPQGAPPWRQAAPFALSALLYGANNNLVIYLQRYMDPSTYQVLSNLKIGSTAVLYCLCLRHRLSVRQGLALLLLMAAGACYAAGGLQVPGNTLPSPPPAAAASPMPLHITPLGLLLLILYCLISGLSSVYTELLMKRQRLPLALQNLFLYTFGVLLNLGLHAGGGSGPGLLEGFSGWAALVVLSQALNGLLMSAVMKHGSSITRLFVVSCSLVVNAVLSAVLLRLQLTAAFFLATLLIGLAMRLYYGSR from the coding sequence ATGAGTGTAGAGGATGGGGGTATGCCAGGCCTGGGCCGTCCCAGGCAGGCCCGCTGGACCCTGATGCTACTCCTATCCACTGCCATGTACGGTGCCCATGCCCCATTGCTGGCACTGTGCCATGTGGACGGCCGAGTGCCCTTCCGGCCCTCCTCAGCCGTGCTGCTGACTGAGCTGACCAAGCTACTGTTATGCGCCTTCTCCCTTCTGGTAGGCTGGCAAGCATGGCCCCAGGGGGCCCCACCCTGGCGCCAGGCTGCTCCCTTCGCACTGTCAGCCCTGCTCTATGGCGCTAACAACAACCTGGTGATCTATCTTCAGCGTTACATGGACCCCAGCACCTACCAGGTGCTGAGTAATCTCAAGATTGGAAGCACGGCTGTGCTCTACTGCCTCTGCCTCCGGCACCGCCTCTCTGTGCGTCAGGGGTTAgcgctgctgctgctgatggctGCGGGGGCCTGCTATGCAGCAGGGGGCCTTCAAGTTCCCGGGAACACCCTTCCCAGTCCCCCTCCAGCAGCTGCTGCCAGCCCCATGCCCCTGCATATCACTCCGCTAGGCCTGCTGCTCCTCATTCTGTACTGCCTCATCTCAGGCTTGTCTTCAGTGTACACAGAGCTGCTCATGAAGCGACAGCGGCTGCCCCTGGCACTTCAGAACCTCTTCCTCTACACTTTTGGTGTGCTTCTGAATCTAGGTCTGCATGCTGGCGGCGGCTCCGGCCCAGGCCTCCTGGAAGGTTTCTCAGGATGGGCAGCACTTGTGGTGCTGAGCCAGGCACTAAATGGACTGCTCATGTCCGCTGTCATGAAGCATGGCAGCAGCATCACACGCCTCTTTGTGGTATCCTGCTCACTGGTGGTCAACGCCGTGCTCTCAGCAGTCCTGCTACGGCTGCAGCTCACAGCCGCCTTCTTCCTGGCCACATTGCTCATTGGCCTGGCCATGCGCCTGTACTATGGCAGCCGCTAG
- the APBB3 gene encoding amyloid-beta A4 precursor protein-binding family B member 3 isoform X4 → MLGKDYMLAIILVNCDDDLWGDHSLEGEAGLPPGWRKIHDAAGTYYWHVPSGSTQWQRPTWELGDAEDPGTGTEGIWGLRPPKGRSFSSLESSLDRSNSLSWYGEESYIQSMEPGAKCFAVHSLGWVEVPEEDLAPGKSSIAVNNCIQQLAQTRSWSQPPDGAWGEGQNMLMILKKDAMSLVNPLDHSLIHCQPLVHIRVWGVGSSKGRDFAFVASDKDSCMLKCHVFRCDVPAKAIASALHGLCAQILSERVGVSGDASCCSPDPISPEDLPRQVELLDAVSQAAQKYEALYMGTLPVTKAMGMDVLNEAIGTLTARGDRNAWVPTMLSVSDSLMTAHPIQVQYQKCLVASAARGKAWGAQARARLRLKRTSSMDSPGGPLPLPLLKGGVGGAGATPRKRGVFSFLDAFRLKPSLLHMP, encoded by the exons ATGCTGGGCAAGGATTACATGCTGGCCATCATTCTGGTCAACTGCGATG ATGACTTGTGGGGGGACCACAGTCTGGAGGGGGAGGCTGGCCTGCCTCCTGGCTGGAGGAAGATCCACGATGCTGCAGGTACTTACTACTGGCATGTACCCAGCGGTAGCACCCAGTGGCAGCGCCCAACCTGGGAACTAGGAGATGCAGAGGACCCAGGCACG GGAACGGAGGGGATCTGGGGACTGCGGCCCCCCAAAGGGAGATCCTTCTCCAGCCTGGAGAGTTCACTGGACCGGAG TAACTCTCTGTCCTGGTATGGTGAGGAATCCTACATCCAGAGCATGGAGCCAGGGGCTAAG TGCTTTGCAGTCCACTCTCTGGGCTGGGTAGAGGTACCTGAAGAGGACCTGGCACCGGGGAAGAGCAGTATTGCAGTCAATAACTGTATCCAGCAGCTGGCCCAGACCCGCAGCTGGAGCCAGCCTCCAGATGGTGCCTGGGGTGAG GGCCAGAACATGCTGATGATCCTGAAGAAGGATGCCATGAGCCTAGTGAATCCCCTGGACCACAGTCTGATCCACTGCCAGCCTCTGGTGCACATCCGTGTGTGGGGCGTGGGGAGCTCCAAGGGCCG GGACTTCGCTTTTGTGGCAAGTGACAAAGATAGCTGTATGCTCAAGTGCCATGTGTTTCGCTGTGATGTCCCTGCCAAGGCCATTGCCAGTGCCCTACATGGGCTTTGTGCCCAG ATCTTGTCAGAGCGAGTAGGGGTCAGTGGTGATGCCTCTTGCTGCTCCCCAGACCCCATCTCTCCTGAAGACCTGCCACGGCAAG TGGAGCTGCTGGATGCGGTAAGCCAAGCTGCTCAGAAGTACGAGGCACTGTATATGGGGACACTGCCAGTCACCAAAGCCATGG GCATGGATGTGCTGAATGAGGCCATTGGTACCCTCACCGCCAGGGGGGACCGGAATGCCTGGGTCCCCACCATGCTCAGTGTGTCTGACTCTCTCATGACTGCACACCCCATTCAG GTTCAGTACCAGAAGTGTCTTGTGGCCTCTGCAGCTCGAGGCAAGGCCTGGGGTGCCCAGGCCCGTGCCCGCCTGCGGCTCAAGCGGACCAGCTCCATGGATTCCCCAGGAggtcccctgcccctccccctgctCAAAGGAGGGGTTGGCGGTGCAGGGGCAACCCCTCGAAAGCGGGgtgtcttctcttttcttgatGCCTTCCGGCTGAAACCCTCTCTGCTCCATATGCCCTAA
- the LOC101143588 gene encoding SLC35A4 upstream open reading frame protein, giving the protein MADDKDSLPKLKDLAFLKNQLESLQRRVEDEVNSGVGQDGSLLSSPFLKGFLAGYVVAKLRASAVLGFAVGTCTGIYAAQAYAVPNVEKTLRDYLQSLRKGPD; this is encoded by the exons ATGGCGGATGACAAG GATTCTCTGCCTAAGCTTAAGGACCTGGCATTTCTCAAGAACCAGCTGGAAAGCCTGCAGCGGCGTGTAGAAGACGAAGTCAACAGTGGAGTAGGCCAG GATGGCTCGCTGTTGTCCTCCCCGTTCCTCAAGGGATTCCTGGCTGGCTATGTGGTGGCCAAACTGAGGGCATCAGCAGTATTGGGCTTTGCTGTGGGCACCTGCACTGGCATCTATGCGGCTCAGGCATATGCTGTGCCCAACGTGGAGAAGACATTAAGGGACTATTTGCAGTCGCTACGCAAGGGGCCCGACTAG
- the APBB3 gene encoding amyloid-beta A4 precursor protein-binding family B member 3 isoform X2, with product MLGKDYMLAIILVNCDDDLWGDHSLEGEAGLPPGWRKIHDAAGTYYWHVPSGSTQWQRPTWELGDAEDPGTGTEGIWGLRPPKGRSFSSLESSLDRSNSLSWYGEESYIQSMEPGAKCFAVHSLGWVEVPEEDLAPGKSSIAVNNCIQQLAQTRSWSQPPDGAWGEGQNMLMILKKDAMSLVNPLDHSLIHCQPLVHIRVWGVGSSKGRDFAFVASDKDSCMLKCHVFRCDVPAKAIASALHGLCAQILSERVGVSGDASCCSPDPISPEDLPRQVELLDAVSQAAQKYEALYMGTLPVTKAMGMDVLNEAIGTLTARGDRNAWVPTMLSVSDSLMTAHPIQAEASTEEEPLWQCPVRLVTFIGVGRDPHTFGLIADLGRQSFQCAAFWCQPHAGGLSEAVQAACMVQYQKCLVASAARGKAWGAQARARLRLKRTSSMDSPGGPLPLPLLKGGVGGAGATPRKRGVFSFLDAFRLKPSLLHMP from the exons ATGCTGGGCAAGGATTACATGCTGGCCATCATTCTGGTCAACTGCGATG ATGACTTGTGGGGGGACCACAGTCTGGAGGGGGAGGCTGGCCTGCCTCCTGGCTGGAGGAAGATCCACGATGCTGCAGGTACTTACTACTGGCATGTACCCAGCGGTAGCACCCAGTGGCAGCGCCCAACCTGGGAACTAGGAGATGCAGAGGACCCAGGCACG GGAACGGAGGGGATCTGGGGACTGCGGCCCCCCAAAGGGAGATCCTTCTCCAGCCTGGAGAGTTCACTGGACCGGAG TAACTCTCTGTCCTGGTATGGTGAGGAATCCTACATCCAGAGCATGGAGCCAGGGGCTAAG TGCTTTGCAGTCCACTCTCTGGGCTGGGTAGAGGTACCTGAAGAGGACCTGGCACCGGGGAAGAGCAGTATTGCAGTCAATAACTGTATCCAGCAGCTGGCCCAGACCCGCAGCTGGAGCCAGCCTCCAGATGGTGCCTGGGGTGAG GGCCAGAACATGCTGATGATCCTGAAGAAGGATGCCATGAGCCTAGTGAATCCCCTGGACCACAGTCTGATCCACTGCCAGCCTCTGGTGCACATCCGTGTGTGGGGCGTGGGGAGCTCCAAGGGCCG GGACTTCGCTTTTGTGGCAAGTGACAAAGATAGCTGTATGCTCAAGTGCCATGTGTTTCGCTGTGATGTCCCTGCCAAGGCCATTGCCAGTGCCCTACATGGGCTTTGTGCCCAG ATCTTGTCAGAGCGAGTAGGGGTCAGTGGTGATGCCTCTTGCTGCTCCCCAGACCCCATCTCTCCTGAAGACCTGCCACGGCAAG TGGAGCTGCTGGATGCGGTAAGCCAAGCTGCTCAGAAGTACGAGGCACTGTATATGGGGACACTGCCAGTCACCAAAGCCATGG GCATGGATGTGCTGAATGAGGCCATTGGTACCCTCACCGCCAGGGGGGACCGGAATGCCTGGGTCCCCACCATGCTCAGTGTGTCTGACTCTCTCATGACTGCACACCCCATTCAG GCAGAGGCCAGTACAGAGGAGGAGCCATTGTGGCAGTGCCCTGTGCGCCTTGTGACATTTATTGGTGTTGGCCGCGACCCACACACCTTTGGCCTCATCGCTGACCTGGGCCGTCAGAGCTTCCAGTGCGCAGCCTTCTGGTGCCAGCCCCATGCAGGGGGACTCTCTGAAGCTGTGCAGGCTGCCTGTATG GTTCAGTACCAGAAGTGTCTTGTGGCCTCTGCAGCTCGAGGCAAGGCCTGGGGTGCCCAGGCCCGTGCCCGCCTGCGGCTCAAGCGGACCAGCTCCATGGATTCCCCAGGAggtcccctgcccctccccctgctCAAAGGAGGGGTTGGCGGTGCAGGGGCAACCCCTCGAAAGCGGGgtgtcttctcttttcttgatGCCTTCCGGCTGAAACCCTCTCTGCTCCATATGCCCTAA